A single region of the Jaculus jaculus isolate mJacJac1 chromosome 15, mJacJac1.mat.Y.cur, whole genome shotgun sequence genome encodes:
- the Elane gene encoding neutrophil elastase — MTCRQRPSSPTIMALLALLLRGPVLASEIVGGQPARAHAWPFMVSLQLGRGHFCGATLIARNFVMSAAHCVNGLNFRSVQVVLGAHNLRRREPTRQTFAIERIFENGFDPIRLLNDIVVLQLNGSATINTNVQVAQLPAQGRGVANGTRCLAMGWGRLGTNRESPSVLQQLNVTVVTNLCRRRVNVCTLVPRRQAGICFGDSGGPLVCNGLVQGIDSFIRGGCGSGFYPDAFAPVAEFADWINSIVRAHEDNPLLHSRDTTSRTR; from the exons ATGACCTGCAGGCAACGACCGTCCAGTCCAACCATCATGGCACTGCTGGCCTTGCTCCTGCGTG GCCCTGTGCTTGCCTCAGAGATCGTGGGTGGCCAGCCAGCTAGGGCCCACGCGTGGCCTTTCATGGTGTCCCTGCAACTGGGCCGAGGCCACTTCTGTGGTGCGACTCTGATTGCCAGGAACTTCGTCATGTCGGCGGCACACTGCGTGAATGGCCT GAATTTCCGGTCCGTGCAGGTGGTGCTGGGCGCTCACAACCTCCGGAGGCGGGAGCCCACCCGGCAGACATTTGCCATCGAGCGTATCTTTGAGAATGGCTTTGACCCCATACGCCTGTTGAATGACATCGTGGTCCTGCAG CTCAATGGCTCAGCCACCATCAACACCAATGTGCAGGTGGCCCAGCTGCCTGCCCAGGGCAGAGGCGTGGCCAATGGGACGCGATGCCTGGCAATGGGCTGGGGCAGGCTGGGCACCAACCGGGAGTCGCCCAGCGTGCTCCAACAGCTCAACGTGACCGTGGTGACCAACCTGTGCCGCCGCCGTGTGAACGTGTGCACGCTAGTGCCACGCCGGCAAGCTGGCATCTGCTTC GGGGATTCTGGTGGACCCTTGGTCTGCAATGGGCTGGTCCAAGGCATCGACTCCTTCATCCGGGGAGGCTGTGGCTCTGGCTTCTATCCGGACGCCTTTGCCCCGGTGGCAGAGTTCGCAGACTGGATCAACTCCATTGTCAGAGCACATGAGGACAATCCCCTTCTCCACTCCAGAGACACCACCAGCAGAACCCGCTAG